CGCGTAGCTATCATATCTAAGAACGGGCGTGTCGGGCGGTCGGGAGGTCCCGATCCCCGAAACGGGTCTGGTCCGGCGACCGGCCGTCCGAACCGGTTACGCGCCCAGCGCGTCCTCCAACAGCTGGAGGGGGTGTTCAATCTCGTACCCCGTCCCGTGTTCCATCTGCATCGCGCAGGTCGGACACTCCGTCATGCCGACCTCGCCCTCGGCGTCCTCCATGTGCTCGAACATCTCCTCGCCTATCTCCATCGACTTCTCGTACTTCTCCTCCTTCCAGCCGTAGGTGCCGGAGATGCCCGAACAGGAGTCGCCCACGTCCTCCATCGTCACGCCGTCGACGTCGCGGAACGTCTCGACGGCCTGTCGCGAGAGCCCCTGATTCCGGGCGTGACACGGCGCGTGGTACGCGAACGCGCGCTCGTCGTCCAGCCCGCCGGCGGCGTCGAGTTCGCCCTCCAAGTCCTCGTGGATCCGGAGGTACTCCAGCGCCTCGAAGGTGTGCTCCGCGAGGTCCTCGATCCCGTGGAGGTCGAACAGCTCGGGGTACTCCTGCCGGAGCGACATCGAACAGGAGGTACAGGAGGCGATCACGTCGGCGCCCTGCCCGATGGCCTCGACGAGGTTCTCGACGTTCGTCTCAGCGTGGCGTCGGGCGTCGTCCAGCATTCCGTTCGCGAACATCGGCGTGCCCGAGCACTTCTGGGGCGGGACCATCACCTCGTAGCCGAAGTGCTCGTAGACGCGCACCATGGCCTTGCCCACCTCGGGAGTGTTGTAGTTGGAGTAGCAGCCGTGGAAGTACGCCACTCGCTTGTCGGGGTTCTCCACTTTCGCGCCGCCGCGCGCCTTCCACCACTCGCGGAACGTCTCCGTGGCGAACTCGGGGAAGTCGCGCTCCTTGGGGATCCCCATCACCTTCTCCATCGCCCACCGCGCCGGCCCGAAGTTCATCGCGAACGACGCCGTGCGCGGGAACTTGCTCGCGAGGCTCGCGGAGGTGCGGTAGTTGGCCAGGATCCGGTTCCGGATGTACTCGACGGAGAGCTTCTCCATCTGTCGCTCGACGTACTGCCCGCGCGCCTCGTTGTGCATCTGCGAGAGCGGCACCGAGGAGGGACAGGCGTCGTCACAGCGCATACAGTTCGAACAGGAGGTGATCGACTCGTCGATGTCGTGGTCCTCCTTCCGCTTGAGCCGCCACTGCTCCGGCCCCTGGAACTTCGGGCCGGGGAACTCGTCGTCGACCTCCGCCACCGGGCAGGAAGTATCACAGCTCGTACACTTGTAACAGGAGTCGGCCCCCTCACGGAGGTCGAGGTCGCCGCCGGGGAACACGTCGACCGGGTCGTACGCGTCCGGGTCGAGCTCCGTCGAGTCGGTCCCGCCGGTCGCGCTCTCGGCGCCGCCCGAGGCGCTCTCGACGCCGCCGTCGGTGGCGGCGCGCTCCGCGACGGGGTCGTCGCCGCGCTCGTTCGTCCCGTTCGCGTCCCCTGCGTCTCCGTCGTCGTCCGTGTGTCGTGTCATTGGCTCGCCTCCGTCGCCGCCTGCCGCCCGGCCACGATGCCGGTCGCGAGCGAGACCCCGCTCGCGGACTTCTCCCTCGCCGCGTCCGCGCCGCCGACGACGCCGCCGGCCGCGAACACGTTCTGGTACTGTACGTTCCCCTCGGCGTCGGCGGGCCGACACCGCTCGTCGGGTCGGACCCCGAACCGCGCGTACGGCTGATCGCCGAACGCGTCGTCGACGAACCACTCGTACCGGTCCTCGGGCTGGTCGACGTGGAGGTCGAAGACGGGCTCGCGGACGCCCTCGCGGTCCGAGTCGAGGCCCTTCCCGACGAGGCCGCCGGTCGCCAGCACGAACGCGTCGGCGCCGTACGGCGTCGTCCGCCCATTGCGGTCGACCGCGACCGTCTCCACCCGCCCGTCGCTCGCGGACTCGACGCCGACGACGGGGTTGCCGGTCTCGAACCGGACGCCCTCGGCGTCGAGCGCGTCGAACAGCCGATCCTCTAAGCGGAGGCCGGGGAGGCTCGGCGGCCCCATCGGTATCTCGAACACGTCCGCGCCGAGCCGGTCCGCGAGCTCCTCGCGGACCTCGTCGCCCTCGTCGTCACCCAGGAACGCCGGGAAGCCGACGCGCTCGACGCGGTCGACGCCGCCCGACTCGTCGACTACGTCGTGGAGGTGTGGCGCGACCGCCTTCGCGAGCGCCTCGCGGGCGGGGACGCCGTCTATCTCCTCGTCGTGGTCGAGCGCCTTCGCGACCCGGGTTATCTTCGCGTCGGCGCGGAACGCCTCCGCGAACTCGACTTCCGCGCCGGCGACGTCGAACGGGACGCCCGCGGCCTCCAGCCGCCCCGCGAAGGCGCGCGCGTCGTACTCCGTGAGCGACCGGAACCCGACGACCAGCATCGGTCGGTCGTCGCTGGCGAGTCCGGCCTCGGCGGCCGCGGGGTACCGCGCCGTCGGCTTCACCGCGCCGCCGAACGTCGGCACGAGCGCGTTGCGCTCGGTGTGGCCGCCGCGGTACGCGTCGCCCGCGAGGTCGTCGAACAGGTCCAGCCCGTCGCGGAGCGCGTCGCCGCCCACGACCCGGTACGGGTGCGACTCGGGGAGCCGGTCTATCCCCTCGAACGGGTCCGCGAGCGGTCCCTCCGGGTCGGGCCACTCGTCGGGGTCGAGGTTCCGGCCCGCGGTCGGCGGCCCGTCGCGCAGCGGCTTCGCCGGCTCGGTCGCCGGGACGTAACCGAGCGCGTCGATCAGCCCGGAGGCCTGCCGCAGCGTGCTCGCCTTGTGGGAGACGAGCCGCACGTCGGCCCCCTCGCGGGCGGCGGACACCGCGGCCGCGACCGCGGCGAGGCCGCCGCCGACCACGAGGACGTCGCTGTTTATCGCCATCAGCGGTCCCCCTCGGCGGCCGCGTCGTCACCTGCGCAGCCGCCGTCGGCGGCCACAGTCCCCTCTTCGCCTCCCGACTCGTCGGCGCCGGCGGCGTCCGGCGACTCCGCTCCGGCGTCGAACGCGCCGAAGTCGACCTCCTCGTCGAGGTTCGCGGGGTCGCCGTCGCGGTTCATCGTCGTCGCGTGGAGCAGGTGGTTCAACATCGCCTGCGAGAGCTGCTCGCCCCACAGCGCGTGGCGCTGGCCCTTCCAGCGCTCCTGATACAGCTCGTCTTCGGCGTCGCGGACGACCGGCTCGGGGTACTCCTGTGCGAGTTCCGACGCGATCCGGTGCGTACAGAAGCCGCCCTGACAGTTCCCCATCGAGGCGCGGGTCCGCAGGCGGACGGCGTTGAGGTCGGAGCCGGCCTCCCCTATCGCGTCCTGGACCTCCGCGCGCGTCACGCTCTCGCAGTTGCAGACGATCGGGTTCGGGTCGTACTCGTCGAGCACGTCGTCGGCCCGCGAGCCGAGCCGCTGGCCCGACCGCCGCGCGACGGGCGAGCGGAGGCCGAACTCGTTCATCAGCTCCGCCATGCGCGCCTCGCTCTCCGAGCCGGGGAGCGGCGCGTCGGCCGTGTCGCAGGTCGCCTCGTAGCCGAGCGTCTCGCAGACGTGATCGGAGATGGACTCGGCCATCATCCGGTAGGTGGTGAGCTTCCCGCCGACGATGGTCGTCATCCCCGGCAGGTCGTCGCGGTCGCCGTGGTCCAAGAGGAAGTAGTCGCGAGTGATGTCCGTCGGGTCCTCGGTGCCCGTTCCCGGCGGCTCGTAGAGTGGCCGGACGCCCCAAAAGGAGCGGAGCGTGCGGGCGTCTTCGAGCGCCGGCACGAGCTCCGAGAGCGTCTCGATCATCAGGTCGACCTCCCAGTCCTCCTCGGGGTAGTCCTCGGGGTCGTCGACCTCCTCGTCGGTCGTGCCGAGGATACTGGCCGTCTCGTGGGGGACGATGATGTCGGCGTCGCCCTTCGGTCGGCACCGGTTGATCACGGTGTCGACCTGCCGGGTGTTCATCACCGTCATCACGCCCTTCGAGGGGCGCACCTCCACGTCGACGCCGGCCATCTCCCCGACGTTGCCCGCCCACGCGCCGGTCGCGTTGACGACGTGACGCGCGCGGATCTCCTCTGTCGTCCCGGGCTCGTGGTGAACGCGCTTCCCGGGACCGGTCTCGTGTTCTATCTCGACGCCGACGACCTCGCCGCCCTCGACGAGCACGTCCGTCACCGGGGCGTGCGTCTCGACCCGCGCGCCGTGTTCGCGGGCGTCCGCGGCGTTCGACACGCAGAGCCGGAAGGGGTCGACCGCGCCGTCGGGCAGGGCGATCGCCTTTTCGACGTCGCGCGCGAGGTACGGCTCGCGGCGGCGCGCCTCCTCGCCGTCGATCACCTCGACGGGGATGTCGCACGCCTTACACCCCTCCAGCTTCTCTTGGAAGTACTCCTCCGAGTCCTCCGGTCGCTTGACGAACAGCCCGCCGGTCTCCTCGACGCAGTGGGCCGCGATGTCGCGGAGCACCATGTTCTCCTCGATACACTCCTCCGCGCTCTTCTGGTCCGAGACCGCGTAGCGCCCCCCGCTGTGGAGGAGTCCGTGCATCCGGCCGGTCGTCCCGTGCGTCAGGTTCCCCTTCTCGACGAGGACCGTGTCGAGTCCGCGTCGCGCCAGGTCCCTGACGACGCCGCACCCCGTCGACCCCCCACCGACGACGACGACGTCAACTTGTCTGTCCATGGGCGGTCCTTGTCCCACGACCACTTTACTTTACCTCCCGAGGTGCCCCACGCATAACTATCAGGGTCATTCAAGTGGTGTAATCGCTGTCGCGGCCGATTAGTTTATATACCATACTTTTTCACTCACGCAGAAATCCGGATTTCAACAGGAAGATTATTATGGTAGTACATTATGTTCACGACCGGCGTGGTAGCTTCCGTGAAGATATGTCGCGACGGGGCCGATGCGCCTCACGGCCGTCTCGGGCCGACTCCGGACGGGTCTGCCCGAGCGGTCGCGCGACGCGACGGCGAACGCGGCACTGGGGTCGCCCTCGACGGCGAGGGTGACCCGGTCACCGCCGCGCACGGACCAGCGCCACAGGAGGGATCCACAACATGACACAGTACGTCGGTGCGATAGACCAGGGGACGACCGGTACCCGATTCATGGTGTTCGACCACGAGGGCCAGGTCGTCGCGAACGCATACGAACAGCACGAACAGATCTACCCGAACCCGGGCTGGGTCGAACACGACCCGATCGAGATCTGGGAGAACACCCAACAGGTCGTCCTCGACGGCCTCGCGGACGCGGGGCTCGAGGCCGATCAGCTCGAAGCGATCGGCATCACCAACCAGCGCGAGACGACCATCGTCTGGGACAAAGACTCCGGCCGCCCCGTCCACAACGCCCTAGTGTGGCAGGACCGCCGGACGACCGACCGCGTCGAGGAGCTTCAGGAGGACGAGAAAGTCGAGGAGATCCGCGAGAAGACCGGGCTGGAATGTGACGCGTACTTCTCCGCGACCAAGACGGAGTGGATACTCGACAACGCGGAGCCGCTCAAGATGCAGAGCTCGCGCGGCGGCGACCTGCGTGACCGCGCTCGCGAGGGCGAGCTCGTCATGGGCACGATCGACTCGTGGCTCATCTACAACCTGACGGGCAACCACATCACGGACGTCACCAACGCTTCCCGGACGATGCTGTACAACATCCGGGAGATGGAGTGGGACGACGAGCTCTTAGACGAGTTCGACGTGCCGAAGGAGATGGTGCCCGAGGTACGCCCCTCCTCCGACGAGGACTACTACGGGCACACGGACGCCGACGGTTTCCTCGGCGAGGAAATCCCTGTCGCGGGCGCGCTGGGCGACCAGCAGGCCGCCTTGTTCGGACAGACGTGTTTCGACAAGGGCGACGCGAAGAACACCTACGGGACCGGTGCGTTCTACCTAATGAACACCGGCGAAGAGGCCGTCGCGTCCGACAACGGACTGCTCACGACGGTCGGCTTCCAGATGTCCGGCGAACCGGTACAGTACGCGCTGGAGGGGTCGATCTTCATCGCCGGCGCGGCGATCGAGTTCCTCGAGGACGTCGACCTCATCAACAACGCCGCACAGACCGCGGAGCTGGCCAGCTCGGTCGACTCGACCGACGGCGTCTATATGGTCCCGGCGTTCACCGGGCTCGGCGCCCCGCACTGGGACGGCCGCGCCCGCGGGACCATCGTCGGGATGACCCGCGGCACCACCAAAGAACACATCGTCCGGGCGACGTTGGAGAGCATCGCCTACCAGACCCGCGACCTCGCGGAGGCGATGGAGGCCGACTCGGGCGTCGAGATGACGAGCCTCCGCGTCGACGGGGGCGCGGTCAAGAACAACTTCCTCTGTCAGCTCCAGGCCGACATCATCCAGACGGACATCGTGCGGCCGGAGGTCGACGAGACGACCGCGCTCGGCTCGGCGTACGCCGCCGGGCTGGCGGTCGGCTACTGGGACAACGTCGACGAGCTCCGCGACAACTGGCAGGTCGACCGCGATTTCAACCCGGAGAAGTCGCAGGGCGAGGTCGACAAGCTGTACAGCCGCTGGGACGACGCGGTCGAGCGCTCGAAGAACTGGGCGATCGACGAGGAGGAGGAGTAAATGAACGAGTTGCTGCTCCAGATCCCGGTCATCGGGATGGAGGTGGAGCCGTTCCTGCTGCTCCTCATCACCGCCCTCGCCGGCGGGGCGTTCGGCGCCGCCATCGGCGCGCTGCCCGCGTTCATCTTCACCGGGTTCGTCGTCTTCCTCGGTGAGGGTATCGGGATACTCCAGCGGCAGGTCGGTGCGACAGAGGCGATCCCGGCCGGCGAGCTCGCCGCCGGCATCACCGGCGTCATCGGCTTCGGGGCGATCACCGGCCCGCACATCGCCTTCGCGGGCGGCGTGGCCGCCTCCGCGTACGCCGGCAAGAAGTACCCCGAAATGAACCCCGCCGACGGCGGGTACCACTTCGGGAAGGACATCACGTACGCGTTCGGCACGAAGCCCGACATCCTCGCCGTCGGAGCGATCTTCGGCGTGCTCGGGATGCTGATCACCCAGCTCGCGAACGGGCTCTTCCTCAACGTGTTGGAGATGACGCCGCCGACCGACTTCATCGCGGTGTCGGTGTTCGCGACCGCGTTCCTCGCTCGGCCCGTCTTCGGGTACCCGATCGTCGGGAAGCCGGCGGGCGACGGACTGCTCGACATGTCGCCGTTCGAGCGCGGCGAGGACCACCCGAAGGCCGACACGGACGAGGAACACGCCGGTCGCCCCGCGACCGAGCCGTGGCTCCCGCACCAGTACGAGTGGTCGGGCGTCACCGCCATCGGTCTCGTCGGCGGCATCCTCGGCGGCTACATCTGGCTGCAGACGGGGAGCATCTTCCTCGGCTACGCCATCTCCGCCATCAGCCTGCTGTTCCTCAACCTCGGCGTCGAGAAGATTCCGGTGACCCACCACATCACGCTGCTCGGCGCGGTCGGCGCGGTCGTCATCGACCCCGTCGCGGGCAGCGTCGTGGCGCTGCTCGC
The sequence above is a segment of the Halorubrum sp. 2020YC2 genome. Coding sequences within it:
- a CDS encoding anaerobic glycerol-3-phosphate dehydrogenase subunit C codes for the protein MTRHTDDDGDAGDANGTNERGDDPVAERAATDGGVESASGGAESATGGTDSTELDPDAYDPVDVFPGGDLDLREGADSCYKCTSCDTSCPVAEVDDEFPGPKFQGPEQWRLKRKEDHDIDESITSCSNCMRCDDACPSSVPLSQMHNEARGQYVERQMEKLSVEYIRNRILANYRTSASLASKFPRTASFAMNFGPARWAMEKVMGIPKERDFPEFATETFREWWKARGGAKVENPDKRVAYFHGCYSNYNTPEVGKAMVRVYEHFGYEVMVPPQKCSGTPMFANGMLDDARRHAETNVENLVEAIGQGADVIASCTSCSMSLRQEYPELFDLHGIEDLAEHTFEALEYLRIHEDLEGELDAAGGLDDERAFAYHAPCHARNQGLSRQAVETFRDVDGVTMEDVGDSCSGISGTYGWKEEKYEKSMEIGEEMFEHMEDAEGEVGMTECPTCAMQMEHGTGYEIEHPLQLLEDALGA
- the glpB gene encoding glycerol-3-phosphate dehydrogenase subunit GlpB, which encodes MAINSDVLVVGGGLAAVAAAVSAAREGADVRLVSHKASTLRQASGLIDALGYVPATEPAKPLRDGPPTAGRNLDPDEWPDPEGPLADPFEGIDRLPESHPYRVVGGDALRDGLDLFDDLAGDAYRGGHTERNALVPTFGGAVKPTARYPAAAEAGLASDDRPMLVVGFRSLTEYDARAFAGRLEAAGVPFDVAGAEVEFAEAFRADAKITRVAKALDHDEEIDGVPAREALAKAVAPHLHDVVDESGGVDRVERVGFPAFLGDDEGDEVREELADRLGADVFEIPMGPPSLPGLRLEDRLFDALDAEGVRFETGNPVVGVESASDGRVETVAVDRNGRTTPYGADAFVLATGGLVGKGLDSDREGVREPVFDLHVDQPEDRYEWFVDDAFGDQPYARFGVRPDERCRPADAEGNVQYQNVFAAGGVVGGADAAREKSASGVSLATGIVAGRQAATEASQ
- the glpA gene encoding anaerobic glycerol-3-phosphate dehydrogenase subunit GlpA, with the protein product MDRQVDVVVVGGGSTGCGVVRDLARRGLDTVLVEKGNLTHGTTGRMHGLLHSGGRYAVSDQKSAEECIEENMVLRDIAAHCVEETGGLFVKRPEDSEEYFQEKLEGCKACDIPVEVIDGEEARRREPYLARDVEKAIALPDGAVDPFRLCVSNAADAREHGARVETHAPVTDVLVEGGEVVGVEIEHETGPGKRVHHEPGTTEEIRARHVVNATGAWAGNVGEMAGVDVEVRPSKGVMTVMNTRQVDTVINRCRPKGDADIIVPHETASILGTTDEEVDDPEDYPEEDWEVDLMIETLSELVPALEDARTLRSFWGVRPLYEPPGTGTEDPTDITRDYFLLDHGDRDDLPGMTTIVGGKLTTYRMMAESISDHVCETLGYEATCDTADAPLPGSESEARMAELMNEFGLRSPVARRSGQRLGSRADDVLDEYDPNPIVCNCESVTRAEVQDAIGEAGSDLNAVRLRTRASMGNCQGGFCTHRIASELAQEYPEPVVRDAEDELYQERWKGQRHALWGEQLSQAMLNHLLHATTMNRDGDPANLDEEVDFGAFDAGAESPDAAGADESGGEEGTVAADGGCAGDDAAAEGDR
- the glpK gene encoding glycerol kinase GlpK, with the protein product MTQYVGAIDQGTTGTRFMVFDHEGQVVANAYEQHEQIYPNPGWVEHDPIEIWENTQQVVLDGLADAGLEADQLEAIGITNQRETTIVWDKDSGRPVHNALVWQDRRTTDRVEELQEDEKVEEIREKTGLECDAYFSATKTEWILDNAEPLKMQSSRGGDLRDRAREGELVMGTIDSWLIYNLTGNHITDVTNASRTMLYNIREMEWDDELLDEFDVPKEMVPEVRPSSDEDYYGHTDADGFLGEEIPVAGALGDQQAALFGQTCFDKGDAKNTYGTGAFYLMNTGEEAVASDNGLLTTVGFQMSGEPVQYALEGSIFIAGAAIEFLEDVDLINNAAQTAELASSVDSTDGVYMVPAFTGLGAPHWDGRARGTIVGMTRGTTKEHIVRATLESIAYQTRDLAEAMEADSGVEMTSLRVDGGAVKNNFLCQLQADIIQTDIVRPEVDETTALGSAYAAGLAVGYWDNVDELRDNWQVDRDFNPEKSQGEVDKLYSRWDDAVERSKNWAIDEEEE